The genome window CTGATTTACCGCCTTCCTCGGAGTCGAACATCGCCAAAGATTCGACAGAAGCACAGCATGAGCAAAAAGATCAGCAAGTATCCCATTTTGCAGGGCCAATTACTCAAAAAATCAGAGCCACGCCAGTAGCACGGCGGATCGCCAGGGAAAACGGAATCGAGCTGGGTGCGGTCATTGGATCAGGACCCAATGGCAGGGTTCAAAAAGCAGATATCGAGCTCGCTGTTGCTGCTCAATCAAAATCTGCCTCAAGTCTCGCCCCAACGACTGCCAAACAAACGGAAGCCGCAAACCGACGAGTGAAGCTGGATGGCATGCGCAAGGTCATCGCTGAGCGAATGGCAGCAAGCGCCTACACAGCTCCGCATGTGACACTCACCACAGAAGCGGATATGAGTCGGGTCGTGGAGGTGAGATCTACCCTGCTGCCTACGATTGAGAAGATGACCGGTGCGCGGCTCTCTTACACGGAAATCATCGTAAAGGCAGTTGCGTCAGCATTAGCTCGTCATTCAAATGTCAATGTGTCCTTGAAAGAGGATGTCATCGAGCACCACGAATCCGTTAACATCGGTTTGGCCGTGGCGGTAACGAATGGATTGGTGGTCCCAGTTTTGAAGCAGGCAGATCGAAAAGGTCTCGCGGAGCTGACGGTGGAGTCGAAGCGGTTGGCAAGCCTGGCACGGGAGGGACGCTTGCTTCCGGATGATATGCATGGCGGCACCTTTACGATCAGCAACCTGGGGATGTACGCGATTGACACTTTTACGCCAATCATTAATCAGCCTGAGAGTGCCATCCTCGGAGTCGGACGAATCCATGAAAAACCGGTGGGGGTGGCCGGTCAGATCGTTTTGCGTCCGATGATGTCCCTGTCCTTGTCTTTTGATCATCGCGTCATGGACGGAGCCCCAGCAGCTGCATTTTTGCAAGAAATCAAAGAATTGCTGGAAGAACCCTACCAACTGCTGGCGTAAAAGGAGGAGCACTACACCATGAAAACGTATGATATTGCCGTCATTGGCGGAGGTCCCGCAGGATATGTGGCAGCCATTCGTGCCTCCAAAGAAGGGAAGCGGGTTGCTCTGATCGAGGCCGATCATGTGGGAGGGACCTGCTTGAATCGCGGCTGCATCCCTTCCAAAACCTTGCTCCATGGGGCAGGCGTCATCGATCAGATTCGCAAAGCATCGAGCTGGGGAATCGAGACGGGCGAAGTGACAGTTTCTCTGGAAAGAATGATGGCGCGAAAAAATCTGGTCATCTCCCGACTGCGCACAGGAATTACTGCCTTGCTGAAAGCGGGAAAAATTGATTTGCTCGCGGGATATGGCGAGGTAAAAGCTGACAAAAGCATTTCCGTTCGCGTCGGGGAAGCGGAGCACAGCATACTGGCAAGCTCGATCATACTAGCCACCGGTTCCACACCGGCTGTACCGCCCATTCCTGGACTCTCTGATGTCCCTTTCCATACCAGTGATACGATATTCGATATCGACCACATACCAGCATCGATCGCCATTCTCGGCGGTGGCTTCATAGGCGTCGAATTTGCGTGCATCTTTGCCAGCCTAGGAGCAAACGTGACGATCATCGAGATGGCAGATCGTGTGATCCCGCTCGAAGATGCAGATGCATCCCGCGTGCTTGGCAAGTCACTGCGCAGCAGGGGCGTCAGTTTGGGAACAGGCCTCAAGGTCACGGCGGTCACGAATAGCAAGGAAGGGATTCTGCTGCAAGCGGTAGATAAGAAGGGCATTGCTCAGACCATCACAAGTGAAGCGCTACTCGTGGCTGCGGGGCGCAAACCGAATGTGCTTGCTTTCTCCAATCTGAATATGGAAATGAATGGTCCCTTTGTGAAGGTAAATGAATATTTGGAGACAAGCGTACCGGGTGTGTTTGCGGCTGGCGATCTGATTGGCGGCTGGCAGCTCGCGCATGCGGCAAGCGCGGAGGGACAGATCGCTGCGGTCAATGCGGCAGGGGGGAGACAAAAGGCCAATGTTCATGCGGTCCCTCGCTGCATCTATACGAGTCCGGAGATCGCAAGCGTAGGATTGAGCGAGGAAGAAGCGAAAGCACGCGGTTATACGGTGAAAACCAGCATCTATCAGCATAGTGGAAATGGCAAAGCGTTGGCCTCTGATGAAAGCGGGGGCTTTACCAAACTGATAGCGGAAGAGACTTACGGTGAGGTGCTGGGGGTCGTCATGGCCGGGCCGCACGTGACGGAAATGATCGCGGCGGGAACCGCCTTTTTGCAGTTGGAAGCGACGGTGGATGATCTGGCCGAGATGATCTTTCCGCACCCAACTGTATCCGAGAGTCTGATGGAGGCTGCGGCGCAGTGGCTTGGCCGCGGCATTCACACCTAAAAGATTGTGTTTGACTTGAAAGCGTTTTCAATTTACAATTGTAACTAATAAGAACATTTGTAAAAGGAGGTGGTCACTTGGCTTCTTGGGGGTACGTTGTTCTGCTGTTTGCGGGGCTTTGGGTTTTGCAGGTGGTATTCACTCAAAGGCAATCCCGACACTACTACCAGGAGTTAAGGGAAATGCAGCGGCAACCCAACGGCTACTTGGGAGTCGGAGTGAACAAACGACGGTTTGGCGTCGGTGCCGTTATCATTTTGGTGACGGATGTGCAGGGAAAGGTAACTAAATGCAGGCGAATGACTGGCATTAGCGTATTTTCCCGCTTTGGTCCGTATGAAGAGCCAATTGGCAAGGAGCTCGACTACCTGTATGAACAGGCAACACAGCAAGCAAAGCATCCTGTTCAAACGGCGCTACGAATGGCAATCGACCAAATTCGGGCCGCGCAGTCCAAACAGCAGCACAAGGAAGAGCAAACTGGATAAACAATGTTGGGCCGCGGGCCAGATGGATAACCATCTGGTTTTTTATTTTCTTTCGAGTCGTATGGAAGAGAAGACAAGTTTTGATAAGGGAGGTACGGACGTTATGGACTTTTTTGTTCATCTTGCAGAAGGTTTCATCGGCATGTTTCAAGAGGGCGGGAAGACCTTTGTAGGATTGGTGACGGGGATCATCCCCACATTGATCTGCTTGATCACAGCTGTAAACGCCTTTATTAAATTCGTCGGAGAGGAACGCATAGAAAGATTCGCTGCCAAATGCACAGGCAATATGGTCTTGCGCTATACCATCTTCCCGATCTTATCCATGTTCTTTTTGACCAACCCGATGGCCTACACATTCGGCAAATTTTTGCCAGAGCATCAAAAACCGGCTTTTTACGACTCTGCGGTTTCCTTTTGCCACCCGATCACCGGTCTGTTCCCCCATGCAAACGCTTCAGAGCTCTTCGTCTACATGGGGATCGCCACAGGGATCACACAGCTGGGTCTCTCACTCGGACCACTGGCCATTCGTTACTTTTTGGTTGCGATCGTCGTCATTTTGATTCGCGGTATCGTAACCGAATCCATCACCAAAATGATGATGAAACGCCGCGAAGCGCAGGTCGCGGCATAATGGAGCGGAAAGGGGAGACAGAGAATGAGCAACTATCGTGCGGTACTGGTCACAAAAGCGACAAGCGGTTGGGGAGGACCACTGACCATCCTGCCCACTGATGAGAAACCATACATTGCCTCCATCACGGGCGGCGGCATTCACCCTGTGGCGGCACGGATCGCTGAGCTGACAGGAGGGATCGCAGTCGATGGCTTTAGCAATAAGGTGGAGCCAGATGAGATGGCATGCGTGATCATTGACTGCGGGGGGACAGCCCGCTGCGGCGTTTACCCCAAGCTCGGGGTCCTGACTGTCGATGTGATGCCAGCTTCCCCGTCCGGACCCTTGATCAATTTTATCAAGGAAACGAACTTTGTCTCCGGGGTGAAAGAGAGCCACATCGAACTCTTGAACGAAGTGGCATCAACAGCTGAAAGTACATCTGCAACCAAAAAATCCGCTCAAGAGCTGAAAGCCGAGGCTCGTGCCAAAGTGGCGAGCATGCAAAGCAATCAACCGACTCGAAAGCCCAATTTCATAGAGAAAATCGGTCGTGCGATGGGAGGAGTTGTCGGAACGTTCTACCAAGCGGGACGTGACACAGTCGATCAGGTTTTGCGAAACATCCTGCCGTTTATGGCATTTGTCAGCACATTGATCGGGATCATTCTGTTCACAGGAATTGGCGACATTCTCGCAAATGTCATCAAGCCACTGGCAGGAAACCTGATCGGACTGTTGGTCATCTCCATCGTCTGCGCGCTCCCGTTTTTGTCTCCTTTGCTCGGTCCTGGAGCGGTCATCGCCCAAGTCGTAGGGGTTTTGGTTGGGGTGGAAATCGGCAGAGGAAACATCCCGCCGCAATTGGCTTTGCCAGCACTCTTTGCCATCAATCCTCAAGTAGGCTGCGACTTCGTACCGGTAGGACTCACGCTCGGGGAAGCCAAACCGGAGACGATTGAAGTAGGCGTTCCCGCGGTTCTACTCTCTCGCCAGATTACGGGGCCAGTGGCGGTCATCCTCGCTTACGTGGCAAGCATCGGACTATACACCGAGTAAAATCATGATCAGGAGGGTGCGCATGAACACCTTGTTTACCAGCACGATCGTTTCCATCGGGGTGATGGTAACGGATTTTCTCAGAGAAAACACATTGATTTTGTTCAATGAGGATGCGCCGGAAGAATTGCATGATATCGCCGTGCTGCACACCAAATCCGAGGAAGCACTGACGATCGGACCGGGCGATATTCTCCTGTTGGGTGAAAGGTCATACAAGGTCACTTCTGTCGGGGAAAAAGCGAATGAAACCTTGCAAACCATCGGTCATTGCACGGTGAAAGCGGATGGCAGCAACGTACCTCAGCTGCCAGGCACCATCCATGTGGAAGACGCGGACCTGCCTGCCTTGGAGATCGGAGCCAAAGTGGCCTTTATCCGCCCGTAAACCACAACATTCATTTACCAAAAGAGAGGGAGAGACACCATGTTGGGATTCAATAGACGACTGGCAGCTTTAGAAAAAGAAGGAGGCTGCATTCGCGTCGGTCTTGTCGGTGCCGGGCAAATGGGACGGGGCTTGATCTCACAAATTGAGGGCATGAAAGGAATGTCTGTTGTCATCACGGCTGATCTTTTTCCGGATAACGTCAAGGCTGCCTATCGCAAAGCAGGCATTCCGGAAGCCCGAATCACGGAGACGGAGGACATCGACAAAGCTGATAAAGCCATTGCGTCCGGACATTACGTGGTGACGCGTCATGCCGAGCTGCTCCCCCAGCTGACGAATGTGGACGTGATTGTCGATGCGACCGGAATGCCCGAGATCGGTGCCAAGGTAGCGTGGGAAGCGATCCGGCATAAAAAGCATATCGTCATGCTGAATGTGGAAGCTGATGTGACGATCGGTCCGCTGCTGATGCAGCAGGCAAAAGAAGCGGGGGTCGTCTACACGGGATCAGCGGGAGATGAACCCGGAGCCATCATGGAGCTGTATGATTTTGCAGATGCTCTAGGCTTTGAAATCATCGCGCTGGGAAAAGGAAAAAACAATGCATTGAACGTGCATGCCAACCCTGATTCTGCACGGGCGGAAGCGGCCCTCAAAGGGGCGAGCCCCAAAATGCTGGCATCGTTTCAGGACGGTACCAAAACGATGGTGGAGATGACAGCCGTCGCCAATGCGACTGGGTTTGTCCCCGATAGACCGGGGATGCATGGGCGAAAGGCTAAGTTAGCGGAACTGCCAGGTCTTTTCTCGCTCGCAGAAAAGGGCGGCATGCTAAACCGCACCAAGATCGTCGATTATGTGGACGGTGTGGCACCCGGCGTCTTTGCGATTATCTCCTCTTCCATGCCGGAAGTGCACGACACCATGAAATATTTGAAGATGGGTGAGGGCCCGCATTATGTCCTGTACCGCCCTTATCATCTGACCAGCCTGGAGACACCTCTTTCGATTGCGCGGGCTTATTTCCAGCAAGAAGCCACGATCGCCCCCTACTGCGGATTAGTGGCTGAGACCGTAGCTGTTGCCAAAATGCGCTTGAAGCCAGGGGAGGCCATGGATGGAATCGGTGGGTTTTCCGCCTATGGCACCATTGTGACCGCAGCGGACAAACGGGAACGAAATGCATTGCCTATCGGTTTGATCGGTTCGAATATTCGGTTGAAGAGAGAGGTTGAGCAAGGCGCAGTGATCACTCTAGATGACATCGAAATTACCGAGCAGTCCACGATTCATCGTCTTCGCGAGCAAATGGAAAAAGAGAGCTGAATAGGACTTGGGGAAGACATCCGTGTGTCTTCCTCTTTCCTTTCTAAAAAGAACAGCAAATCTGTTATAATATGTAAGAAAGAGGAGTATAGTAACGTTTTTAATGAGGGATACATATGGATAACTGGACAGAAAAACGTGAAATGGTACGAGTCGCCAAATTATACTATTTGAATGGACTCACACAGGCCGAGATCGCCAAAAAGCTCGGGGTTTCAAGACCGGTCATTTCCAAAATGCTGCAGCGCGCCAAGGATACGGGAATCGTGGAAATTTACATCCGCGACGAAACAGTGAGTATGGTGGAATTGGAGCAGCAGCTTGAAGCCGCATTGCGCCTGGATGAGGTCATCGTGGTCCCGGCTCACGGGAGCAAAAATGAAGAACTGATCAAGCAACAAGTAGCCAAAGCAGCTGCCCAGTATCTTCCCAAGTGGATCCGCAATAAGCGGAGGATCGGAATCTCATGGGGGACGACGCTGTACCATCTCGTCAATGAATACCCATTTGAGAGACATCATAAAATGAAAGTATACCCACTGGTTGGCGGCATTGGACGCCACCGGATCGAGATACACTCCAATCAGTTGGCCTATGAATTTTCCAAAAAGCTCGGGGGTAGCTGTGAGTTTCTTTACGCTCCCGCTATTGCTGATTCGATGGAACTGAAAAGACAGTTGGTAGACTCACCGGATATTCGATCCATTCTGGATGAAGCGCGGCGAGTGGAGCTTGCCATCGTCGGGATCGGAAATCCGTATGAATCGACCATGACGGAAATGGGGTATCTAAAAGATGAGGATCTTCGCCAGCTGCAGGAAGGTCAGGCAGTCGGGGATATCAGCTCGCGTTTTCTCGATCGGACGGGGAAACCCATCGATACCGATCTGAATCATCGCGTCATCGGGATCGAGCTGGATGAGCTGAGACAGATCCCCATTGTGGTGGGAGTCGTTTCAGGAAGCAATAAGCTGGAAGCAGTTTGGTCCAGTCTGCGAGGAGACTATTTCGACAAGTTAATCATAGACGAATATTTGGCGGAAGCCCTATTGGATAAGGCGAAGGAGGTGAGCAACGGTGAAAGAGGATAGAATGAGAGCGACCCTGTTTTGCGACAAATGCATGGATGATACCGTCCATGAGGTGACGTATGTGGACAACATCCTGTATCAGATTCGTTGTGTAGCCTGTGACAAATCGCACTCACGCGGATCGGAAATTCAACGAGAGCTGTACTTGAATTACATGGAGAGAGTGTTTAGCAAGCCCAAGCGCTTTAAAAATGAGGCAGGGGACAACTTACCTCATTTCCTGTTTTCACTCCCCTATCGTGTGATGAGCAAGCCTTTTCGAACCTACAAGGAAATCAAAGACATGTTCCTATACAAACGAAAAATCTGATCCAGAAACGCAAAAACGAAGGCGCCAGGTGCGGCCTTCGTTTTTTTGGTGCCTGCCAGCTTTCGTACGGGAACACTACGGAATGAGATTCCCGGCAGCCTTGTAGATTTGGTGCCACTCTTCCCGAGGGAGAGTCACGTCCGCACCCTTGCAAGCGTCTTTTAACCGCTGAGGACTCGTCGTTCCCAGCACCACCTAATGTTGGCGGGATGACGGGTGATCCAAGCCGTCGCAATCGCTTTGTTGGTTACCCCATGCACTTTCGCGATTTATGGACTGAGCGGGCTTCATGTTAAAGGAAACGACTGAATCGATCACGAGGGTATGGGCGATACTAAGTTTTTACTTTGGCCAGGCACCTCGATAGCAAGGAGTACGAAATCACTTCATCGAATAAAAAAAGATGGATGGGAGTCTCCCCTTGCCTGTTTCTGTCAAGGATACGAATAGGATTGATCATTCACAGCTGATTGAATAATTACAGAGGGGTGTTTCATGATGGCGAACAGCCAAACGAATCCAAAGGTTGATGAATTTTTAGGGAAAGCCAAAAAGTGGAAGGCAGAATATGAAGAGTTGAGAAAGATTGTTCTGGACTGTGATCTGACTGAAGAGTTTAAGTGGATGCATCCTTGCTACACGTATGAGAATAAGAACATCGTGTTAATCCATGGATTTAAAGAATATTGTGCGCTTCTGTTTCACAAAGGTGCCCTGTTACAGGATGTCCATGGGATTCTCATCCGACAAACGGAGAATGTACAGGCTGGGCGCCAGATTCGATTTACCAATGTTCAAGAAATCGTTGATCAGGAATCCATCTTGAAAGCTTATATTCAGGAAGCCGTTGAAGTTGAAAAAGCCTGTTTGGAAGTGAATTTCAAAAAGAATACAGAATACATCATTCCGGAAGAGCTTCAAATGAAATTCGATGATATCCCTGCCTTGAAAACTGCTTTTGAAGCATTGACGCCGGGACGGCAAAGAGCATACATTCTTCATTTTTCGGGGCCAAAGCAATCCAAAACGAGAGAAGCTCGGATTGAAAAATGTATGCAGCAAATTCTCAGTGGAAAGGGATTAAATGATTAGGGCAGAAAATAGATCCGAAGTGAGTAAGCAACTGCCGCGAACGCCACACGTTGGCTGTACTAAATCAGCAGAAAGGAACTCCAACGAAATAACGATGTCCTAATTTTTTTATAAGTGCTAAAATATGCCTTAGGAGGCCGATACTTACACTTTTTGGTTTGAATGCTAGGGGGAAGCTATGGTTAGTTACTTCAAAGATTTTTTACTGAACATTTTCATTATATTTTCCCCACTTGTTTTTTATCCGTACTTAAATAAATACAAAGCGCAAGGTAGAGACACCCTGTACAGAGTCTCCCTGTATATCCTCTTTGCATTCGCATTGCTTCTAACCATGTCATTTCCCGTCAATCTGCATGGACTCATCTATGATTTTCGCTCCATCCCCTTGGTTTTGGGATCGCTTTATGGAGGCCCCATCGTCACGGTTTTTTTGTTTTTGACTGTTGTGGTGTACCGTTTCATCTTGGATAATCCTCAGCAGCTGGCATACATGATCTCTGTTCTTCCTGCCGCGGCTCTTGTGATTATGATGCAGAAAAGGTTCCAAGAGAGGAAGCTGTATCAGAAAATTCTCTTGTCCATCATATTGTGTACATGTATCAAATTGATCATTTTTGGCATTTATCTTGCTTATATCCACGAATTTGCACGGATGTTCAATCAGCCTCTCGCTACCATCGAGACCTATTTGCTGCAGGCAGTCATTATTGCGGTTTGTGTGTATCTCGTTGAATTTCTCCATACGTATTCACAGATGCAAGAAGAAATGATCAAGAGCGAAAAAACCAAGATCGTCAGCGAAATGGCTGCTGCGGTTGCCCACGAAATTCGCAACCCGCTCACTACCGTGAGAGGCTTCATTCAATTATTTGGCGCCGATGATTTGGACAAGCAAAAGAAAGAGTTTTATCAAAAGATCTGCCTGGAAGAGCTGGATCGGGCGCAGCTTATCATTACGGATTATCTTTCGCTGGCAAAGCCCGACCCGGAAATCATCGAGACCATTGCCATCAACGAAGAGATACAATATTTATCCAATGTCCTCATGACCTATGCCAATTATAACAACATCCAAATCAGTGGGATCCTTTCGGAGGACCCTTCCTTGAAAATCGTGGGAGATCGATATAAGTTCCGCCAAGCCTTGATCAACATCGGAAAAAATGCAATCGAAGCTCTTCCTGAGGGGGGACTGT of Brevibacillus choshinensis contains these proteins:
- a CDS encoding dihydrolipoamide acetyltransferase family protein codes for the protein MATAVFMPKLSMTMETGTVIQWFKQEGDHVREGDVLLEVLTDKINIEVESYSTGTLLKIYYGHDQVVPVNHVIGYVGDAGEAVPDLPPSSESNIAKDSTEAQHEQKDQQVSHFAGPITQKIRATPVARRIARENGIELGAVIGSGPNGRVQKADIELAVAAQSKSASSLAPTTAKQTEAANRRVKLDGMRKVIAERMAASAYTAPHVTLTTEADMSRVVEVRSTLLPTIEKMTGARLSYTEIIVKAVASALARHSNVNVSLKEDVIEHHESVNIGLAVAVTNGLVVPVLKQADRKGLAELTVESKRLASLAREGRLLPDDMHGGTFTISNLGMYAIDTFTPIINQPESAILGVGRIHEKPVGVAGQIVLRPMMSLSLSFDHRVMDGAPAAAFLQEIKELLEEPYQLLA
- the lpdA gene encoding dihydrolipoyl dehydrogenase yields the protein MKTYDIAVIGGGPAGYVAAIRASKEGKRVALIEADHVGGTCLNRGCIPSKTLLHGAGVIDQIRKASSWGIETGEVTVSLERMMARKNLVISRLRTGITALLKAGKIDLLAGYGEVKADKSISVRVGEAEHSILASSIILATGSTPAVPPIPGLSDVPFHTSDTIFDIDHIPASIAILGGGFIGVEFACIFASLGANVTIIEMADRVIPLEDADASRVLGKSLRSRGVSLGTGLKVTAVTNSKEGILLQAVDKKGIAQTITSEALLVAAGRKPNVLAFSNLNMEMNGPFVKVNEYLETSVPGVFAAGDLIGGWQLAHAASAEGQIAAVNAAGGRQKANVHAVPRCIYTSPEIASVGLSEEEAKARGYTVKTSIYQHSGNGKALASDESGGFTKLIAEETYGEVLGVVMAGPHVTEMIAAGTAFLQLEATVDDLAEMIFPHPTVSESLMEAAAQWLGRGIHT
- a CDS encoding transcriptional regulator GutM, with product MASWGYVVLLFAGLWVLQVVFTQRQSRHYYQELREMQRQPNGYLGVGVNKRRFGVGAVIILVTDVQGKVTKCRRMTGISVFSRFGPYEEPIGKELDYLYEQATQQAKHPVQTALRMAIDQIRAAQSKQQHKEEQTG
- the srlA gene encoding PTS glucitol/sorbitol transporter subunit IIC — protein: MDFFVHLAEGFIGMFQEGGKTFVGLVTGIIPTLICLITAVNAFIKFVGEERIERFAAKCTGNMVLRYTIFPILSMFFLTNPMAYTFGKFLPEHQKPAFYDSAVSFCHPITGLFPHANASELFVYMGIATGITQLGLSLGPLAIRYFLVAIVVILIRGIVTESITKMMMKRREAQVAA
- the srlE gene encoding PTS glucitol/sorbitol transporter subunit IIB, producing the protein MSNYRAVLVTKATSGWGGPLTILPTDEKPYIASITGGGIHPVAARIAELTGGIAVDGFSNKVEPDEMACVIIDCGGTARCGVYPKLGVLTVDVMPASPSGPLINFIKETNFVSGVKESHIELLNEVASTAESTSATKKSAQELKAEARAKVASMQSNQPTRKPNFIEKIGRAMGGVVGTFYQAGRDTVDQVLRNILPFMAFVSTLIGIILFTGIGDILANVIKPLAGNLIGLLVISIVCALPFLSPLLGPGAVIAQVVGVLVGVEIGRGNIPPQLALPALFAINPQVGCDFVPVGLTLGEAKPETIEVGVPAVLLSRQITGPVAVILAYVASIGLYTE
- a CDS encoding PTS glucitol/sorbitol transporter subunit IIA; this encodes MNTLFTSTIVSIGVMVTDFLRENTLILFNEDAPEELHDIAVLHTKSEEALTIGPGDILLLGERSYKVTSVGEKANETLQTIGHCTVKADGSNVPQLPGTIHVEDADLPALEIGAKVAFIRP
- a CDS encoding NAD(P)H-dependent oxidoreductase translates to MLGFNRRLAALEKEGGCIRVGLVGAGQMGRGLISQIEGMKGMSVVITADLFPDNVKAAYRKAGIPEARITETEDIDKADKAIASGHYVVTRHAELLPQLTNVDVIVDATGMPEIGAKVAWEAIRHKKHIVMLNVEADVTIGPLLMQQAKEAGVVYTGSAGDEPGAIMELYDFADALGFEIIALGKGKNNALNVHANPDSARAEAALKGASPKMLASFQDGTKTMVEMTAVANATGFVPDRPGMHGRKAKLAELPGLFSLAEKGGMLNRTKIVDYVDGVAPGVFAIISSSMPEVHDTMKYLKMGEGPHYVLYRPYHLTSLETPLSIARAYFQQEATIAPYCGLVAETVAVAKMRLKPGEAMDGIGGFSAYGTIVTAADKRERNALPIGLIGSNIRLKREVEQGAVITLDDIEITEQSTIHRLREQMEKES
- a CDS encoding sugar-binding transcriptional regulator → MDNWTEKREMVRVAKLYYLNGLTQAEIAKKLGVSRPVISKMLQRAKDTGIVEIYIRDETVSMVELEQQLEAALRLDEVIVVPAHGSKNEELIKQQVAKAAAQYLPKWIRNKRRIGISWGTTLYHLVNEYPFERHHKMKVYPLVGGIGRHRIEIHSNQLAYEFSKKLGGSCEFLYAPAIADSMELKRQLVDSPDIRSILDEARRVELAIVGIGNPYESTMTEMGYLKDEDLRQLQEGQAVGDISSRFLDRTGKPIDTDLNHRVIGIELDELRQIPIVVGVVSGSNKLEAVWSSLRGDYFDKLIIDEYLAEALLDKAKEVSNGERG
- a CDS encoding YdeI/OmpD-associated family protein → MANSQTNPKVDEFLGKAKKWKAEYEELRKIVLDCDLTEEFKWMHPCYTYENKNIVLIHGFKEYCALLFHKGALLQDVHGILIRQTENVQAGRQIRFTNVQEIVDQESILKAYIQEAVEVEKACLEVNFKKNTEYIIPEELQMKFDDIPALKTAFEALTPGRQRAYILHFSGPKQSKTREARIEKCMQQILSGKGLND
- a CDS encoding sensor histidine kinase, coding for MVSYFKDFLLNIFIIFSPLVFYPYLNKYKAQGRDTLYRVSLYILFAFALLLTMSFPVNLHGLIYDFRSIPLVLGSLYGGPIVTVFLFLTVVVYRFILDNPQQLAYMISVLPAAALVIMMQKRFQERKLYQKILLSIILCTCIKLIIFGIYLAYIHEFARMFNQPLATIETYLLQAVIIAVCVYLVEFLHTYSQMQEEMIKSEKTKIVSEMAAAVAHEIRNPLTTVRGFIQLFGADDLDKQKKEFYQKICLEELDRAQLIITDYLSLAKPDPEIIETIAINEEIQYLSNVLMTYANYNNIQISGILSEDPSLKIVGDRYKFRQALINIGKNAIEALPEGGLLEIMANGTGEEVFIVIRDNGIGMTPEQINRLGTPYYSTKEKGTGLGTMVSFGIIKKMSGRIGITSERGVGTEYTLSFPRVNG